GGCGGATCCGGCCGGACGTCACCGTGCTTCGCAACGAGCGCAAGCACGGGGGACGGAGCGGCCTCTACGTAACCATGGCGAATGCCTGCAAGTACGCCCTCGATCACTTCGACTTCGGCGTATTCATGAAGATGGACACGGACGCCCTCATGGTGGGCCCCGGCCTTGTTCCGCAGGCGATCCAGTACTTCGATGCCCATCCCGACGTCGGGATCTTGGGATCGTATCGCGTGCGCGCCGACGGGCAGCCGCGGCGATGGCTGAAATGGAAGGTAGCCTTCTGGTACGAGGGACACCCGTTCCGGGGCGTTCTGGGACGCACCCGGCTTTGGCGCGATCCGATCCGGCGGGCACGCCGGATGGGCTACGACGTCGGGGAGAATGTCCTGGGAGGAGCGTATTTCATCCGGGAAGAGTGCCTCAACGCGATGCGGCGGGATGGCCTCCTGGACTACAAATTCGATGCCATCCTCAGGGAGAGCAGGATCGGCGACGAGATCATCTTCTCCCTGATGTGCAAGGCCTCCGGATACGACATCCACGATTTCGGGGCGCCGGAGCACAGCATGGCCCTGGCGCTGACGTCCCTCCCGCTCCCGAAGGATGAGATCCTCCGCCTGAAGAAGACGGTCATCCACTCGGTAAAACGGGGCCTCGACGGCGAATCCCAGGAGGAGCTGCGAGCCTATTTTCGGGCCAGAGTGCCTGATCCCGCTGGCTAGGCCCGCCGTCCCGGATCCGTTCCAAGAACGACTTGTTTTTGGTCGGCCATTCGGGTATCATTGCTGCCTGTGGGAGAGCGT
Above is a window of Candidatus Eisenbacteria bacterium DNA encoding:
- a CDS encoding glycosyltransferase family 2 protein; this translates as MAPTDPAKGTVTAVIFIPFTDGELSMLLDTLESIDRFVTEPHRVIAVDDCSRGHLDEELRRIRPDVTVLRNERKHGGRSGLYVTMANACKYALDHFDFGVFMKMDTDALMVGPGLVPQAIQYFDAHPDVGILGSYRVRADGQPRRWLKWKVAFWYEGHPFRGVLGRTRLWRDPIRRARRMGYDVGENVLGGAYFIREECLNAMRRDGLLDYKFDAILRESRIGDEIIFSLMCKASGYDIHDFGAPEHSMALALTSLPLPKDEILRLKKTVIHSVKRGLDGESQEELRAYFRARVPDPAG